A single Aggregatilinea lenta DNA region contains:
- the gatA gene encoding Asp-tRNA(Asn)/Glu-tRNA(Gln) amidotransferase subunit GatA: MLTELTLTQAQDKLRAGEITAVALTQAHLDRIKALNPSLHAFLVVTEARALAQAEAADRRRANGEDTPLLGIPLAIKDVLMTQDVPTTCGSRILEGFIPPYTATAVQGLFDQGAIMLGKTNTDEFAMGSSTENSGYVTTRNPWDLERVPGGSSGGSAAAIAADLALGALGTDTGGSVRQPAAFCGVTALKPSYGRVSRYGLIAFASSLDQIGVFGRTVEDIAVLLGAIAGHDERDSTSMPVPVPDYRAGLSGDIHGLRVGVPKEYFIEGMQPEVEASVRAAIDQLAALGAEIREISLPHTDYGLPVYYLIAPAEASANLARFDGVRYGPRESQGAMWPTYTATRGHGFGPEVKRRIMLGTYALSAGYYDAYYLKAQKVRTLLKQDFDEAFRDVDVIAAPTAPTTAFRIGEKTDDPLQMYLSDVFTLPASLAGIAGAVVPCGFDGAGMPVGLQIMGAAFDEPTVLRAAHAYQQSTDWHTRRPAL; the protein is encoded by the coding sequence ATGTTGACCGAACTCACGCTGACCCAGGCCCAGGACAAGCTGCGCGCAGGCGAGATCACGGCGGTTGCGCTGACGCAGGCGCATCTCGACCGGATCAAGGCGCTCAACCCGTCGCTGCATGCCTTTCTGGTTGTCACCGAGGCGCGCGCGCTGGCCCAGGCGGAAGCCGCCGACCGCCGCCGCGCGAACGGCGAGGATACGCCGCTGCTTGGCATTCCGCTGGCGATCAAAGACGTGCTGATGACGCAGGATGTGCCGACTACCTGCGGATCGCGCATCCTCGAAGGCTTCATCCCGCCCTACACGGCGACGGCAGTGCAGGGTCTGTTCGACCAGGGCGCGATCATGCTCGGCAAGACCAACACCGACGAGTTTGCGATGGGGTCTTCGACCGAAAATTCCGGCTACGTGACCACCCGCAATCCGTGGGACCTGGAGCGCGTGCCGGGCGGCAGCAGCGGGGGCAGCGCCGCCGCGATCGCTGCGGATCTGGCGCTGGGCGCGCTGGGCACGGATACCGGCGGCAGCGTGCGCCAACCAGCGGCGTTCTGCGGCGTGACGGCGCTCAAACCGTCCTATGGCCGCGTTTCACGCTATGGCCTGATCGCGTTCGCGTCGTCGCTGGACCAGATCGGCGTGTTCGGGCGCACGGTGGAAGACATCGCCGTGCTGCTGGGCGCGATTGCCGGGCACGACGAGCGCGACAGCACCAGTATGCCCGTGCCGGTGCCCGATTACCGCGCGGGGCTGTCCGGCGACATTCACGGGCTGCGCGTGGGCGTGCCGAAGGAATATTTCATCGAGGGCATGCAGCCCGAAGTCGAGGCGTCCGTGCGCGCCGCCATCGATCAGCTTGCAGCCCTGGGCGCGGAGATCCGCGAGATCAGCCTGCCGCACACCGATTACGGCCTGCCGGTCTATTACCTGATCGCCCCGGCAGAAGCGTCCGCCAACCTCGCCCGCTTCGACGGCGTGCGCTACGGCCCACGCGAGTCGCAGGGCGCGATGTGGCCGACCTACACCGCCACGCGCGGCCACGGCTTCGGCCCGGAGGTCAAGCGGCGCATCATGCTCGGCACGTATGCGCTTTCGGCGGGCTACTACGACGCCTACTATCTGAAGGCGCAGAAGGTCCGCACGCTGCTCAAACAGGACTTCGATGAGGCGTTCCGCGACGTGGATGTGATCGCCGCGCCGACCGCGCCGACGACCGCCTTCCGCATCGGCGAAAAGACGGACGATCCGCTGCAAATGTATCTCTCGGACGTGTTCACGCTTCCGGCCAGCCTCGCGGGCATCGCGGGGGCGGTCGTGCCGTGCGGCTTCGACGGCGCGGGCATGCCGGTCGGCTTGCAGATCATGGGCGCAGCGTTCGACGAGCCGACCGTGCTGCGCGCCGCCCACGCCTACCAGCAGTCCACGGACTGGCACACGCGGCGGCCCGCGCTGTAG
- a CDS encoding ABC transporter ATP-binding protein, with protein MNAMPPTSHAAVPADRPAALELIDLSKTFGETVAVDHVNLAVPPGSFFGLVGPNGAGKTTALSMAVGLLRPNTGRARIFGVDVWDDPTRAKALIGVLPDGMALPERLTGSEALTYLGLLRGIDPATVAGRTQELLAVLELDGSEQTLLIEYSAGMRKKIGLAMAVLHNPRLLILDEPFEAVDPISASTIKAILQRFVAAGGSVIMSSHVMALVEQLCDHVAIIAKGRVLAAGPLEQVRGGQSLEATFVELVGAHVESGERLSWLVS; from the coding sequence ATGAACGCAATGCCGCCAACATCACATGCCGCTGTCCCGGCTGACCGCCCTGCAGCGTTGGAGCTGATCGACCTCAGCAAAACCTTTGGCGAAACGGTTGCGGTCGATCACGTCAATCTGGCCGTACCGCCCGGCTCGTTTTTCGGGCTGGTGGGGCCAAACGGTGCGGGCAAGACCACGGCGCTGTCAATGGCCGTCGGGCTGCTGCGCCCCAACACGGGCCGCGCCCGGATCTTTGGCGTCGACGTGTGGGACGATCCAACGCGCGCCAAGGCGCTGATCGGCGTTCTGCCGGATGGCATGGCGCTGCCGGAGCGCCTGACCGGCAGCGAGGCCCTGACTTACCTGGGGCTGCTGCGCGGCATAGACCCCGCGACGGTCGCCGGGCGCACCCAGGAACTGCTGGCCGTGCTGGAACTCGACGGCAGCGAGCAGACGCTCCTGATCGAGTATTCGGCGGGCATGCGCAAAAAGATCGGGTTGGCGATGGCCGTGCTGCACAATCCCCGGCTGCTGATCCTGGACGAACCGTTTGAAGCGGTCGATCCGATCTCGGCCTCGACCATCAAAGCGATCCTGCAGCGCTTCGTCGCGGCGGGCGGCTCGGTGATCATGTCCAGTCACGTCATGGCGCTGGTCGAGCAGTTGTGCGACCACGTCGCGATCATCGCCAAAGGGCGCGTCCTGGCGGCAGGGCCTCTGGAGCAGGTACGCGGCGGGCAGAGTCTGGAAGCGACGTTTGTGGAGCTTGTCGGCGCGCACGTCGAGAGTGGGGAGCGGCTGTCGTGGTTGGTGTCCTGA
- a CDS encoding 3-hydroxyacyl-CoA dehydrogenase family protein has translation MVPAKTLQVAIVGAGTMGANIAQAVALGGCEVILHDIDTAVLRQALGRISRGIDQGVRLGKVDAAQARRAKRAFMLVTDVARCATADVAIEAVFDDPDLKQTVLREIDSVISSSAILAISSNTLSPSALAASTRQPERVVGLHFCNPAHIMSLVEVVRTEHTDPASLERATSLVRAIGKTPVVVEDNPGLLVNRIGQAYWSEALRLLDEQALDLETIDRLMEGIDFPMGPFHLMDFLGIDTAYSVAQMLWDASYQHPRYRPHPRQRRMVEAGLTGRKGQRGFYPPT, from the coding sequence ATGGTTCCGGCGAAGACGTTGCAGGTTGCTATCGTAGGCGCGGGCACGATGGGTGCCAACATCGCCCAGGCCGTTGCGCTGGGCGGCTGCGAGGTGATCCTGCACGACATCGACACGGCAGTGCTGCGGCAGGCACTGGGGCGCATCAGCCGGGGCATCGACCAGGGCGTGCGGCTGGGTAAGGTGGACGCGGCCCAGGCGCGCCGCGCCAAGCGCGCGTTTATGCTGGTTACGGACGTGGCGCGTTGTGCGACGGCGGACGTGGCGATCGAAGCTGTGTTCGACGATCCCGACCTCAAGCAGACGGTTCTGCGCGAAATCGACAGCGTTATCAGCAGCAGCGCGATTCTCGCGATCAGCTCCAACACGCTGTCCCCGTCCGCGCTGGCCGCGTCCACGCGCCAGCCGGAACGCGTCGTCGGCCTGCACTTTTGCAACCCCGCGCACATCATGTCCCTGGTCGAAGTCGTGCGCACCGAGCACACCGATCCCGCCAGCCTGGAGCGCGCCACGTCGCTGGTGCGCGCCATCGGCAAGACGCCTGTTGTGGTCGAGGACAACCCCGGCCTGCTGGTCAACCGCATTGGGCAGGCGTATTGGAGCGAGGCGCTGCGCCTGCTGGACGAGCAGGCGCTGGACCTGGAAACGATCGACCGGCTGATGGAGGGCATCGACTTCCCGATGGGGCCGTTCCACCTGATGGACTTCCTCGGCATCGATACAGCGTACAGCGTGGCGCAGATGCTGTGGGACGCCAGCTACCAGCACCCACGCTACCGCCCGCACCCCCGCCAGCGGCGCATGGTCGAGGCGGGCCTGACCGGGCGCAAGGGCCAGCGCGGGTTCTACCCGCCCACGTGA
- a CDS encoding 3-hydroxyacyl-CoA dehydrogenase family protein, translating to MRVLIVGEVPFVDTLAGLCRAKSHKVDLFLSQDLEAQGTLDAMVKAATRAQIAIESLNESQSAKMWLVEGIEANLPPESPMLVSALAASATEIASWAEYPSRVVGYGLLPPVATAGLVEFAPALQTDFETATLARRFWEELGFEAVRVPDTSGLVRARIVCNLINEAVFTLAASGNSVEDIDTAMRLGMNFPRGPLSWADEIGLDVVAGVLDGLLRTYGDERYRPAPLLRQKIFAGQVGKKAGKGFYTY from the coding sequence ATGCGCGTGCTGATTGTGGGGGAAGTGCCGTTTGTGGATACGCTGGCCGGGCTGTGCCGCGCCAAGAGCCACAAGGTTGACCTCTTTCTGTCCCAGGACCTCGAAGCGCAGGGCACGCTCGACGCGATGGTCAAGGCCGCGACGCGCGCGCAGATCGCCATCGAAAGCCTGAATGAATCGCAGTCGGCCAAGATGTGGCTGGTGGAAGGCATCGAGGCCAACCTGCCGCCCGAATCGCCGATGCTGGTTAGCGCGCTGGCGGCCAGCGCCACCGAGATCGCGAGCTGGGCCGAGTACCCCAGCCGCGTGGTGGGGTATGGGCTGCTGCCGCCCGTCGCGACGGCAGGGCTGGTCGAGTTCGCCCCGGCGCTGCAAACCGATTTCGAGACGGCGACCCTGGCGCGCCGCTTCTGGGAGGAGCTTGGCTTCGAGGCGGTGCGCGTGCCGGACACCAGCGGGCTGGTCCGCGCGCGGATCGTGTGCAACCTGATCAACGAGGCGGTCTTTACGCTGGCGGCGAGCGGCAACAGCGTGGAGGACATCGACACCGCGATGCGCCTGGGCATGAACTTCCCACGTGGGCCGCTGAGCTGGGCCGACGAGATCGGGCTGGACGTGGTCGCGGGCGTGCTCGACGGGCTGCTGCGTACGTACGGCGACGAGCGCTACCGGCCTGCACCGCTGCTGCGCCAGAAGATCTTCGCGGGGCAGGTCGGCAAAAAAGCGGGTAAGGGGTTTTATACGTACTAA
- a CDS encoding LCP family protein has translation MRVPRWLLVWVIAFGVIAVAGAFFSYTFVRARATELDDVLDLPDPPQLGSHSSSVPTATIVPAAMGAVVITEEPAQTDAMLPLATEAAEADVTPEAVVASAEGATVDGVAISPWNDPRRVTVLLLGIDQREGEEGTFPTDTIILFSVDPAGKTAAILSIPRDLWVTYPGLSQKGKINAANIVGDSVNYPGGGGPALAMKTVTAETGVTIDYYVLINFDVFTTLIDAIGPVEVCPEAPIDDDQYPDGSYGVISIHFDAGCQELESERLLQYARTRHGDSDINRASRQQEVIMAVRDKVLTLGGILDLLPVATDLWDAMQKNVRTNMSFADMLSLGLTAESIPPENIRQGQISFDDVQTGVSPEGEDILLPIATDIGILIQDLFRPAGAPSIRGE, from the coding sequence ATGCGAGTTCCTCGGTGGTTGTTGGTATGGGTGATAGCGTTCGGCGTGATCGCGGTCGCCGGTGCGTTCTTTAGCTACACGTTCGTGCGCGCCCGCGCGACAGAGCTGGACGACGTGCTCGACTTGCCCGATCCGCCGCAGCTCGGATCGCACAGCAGCAGCGTCCCTACGGCGACGATCGTCCCGGCAGCTATGGGCGCGGTCGTGATCACCGAGGAACCGGCGCAGACCGATGCAATGCTGCCGCTGGCGACGGAAGCCGCCGAAGCGGACGTGACGCCGGAGGCCGTGGTTGCCAGCGCAGAGGGTGCCACGGTGGACGGGGTAGCCATCTCCCCCTGGAACGATCCGCGCCGTGTGACGGTGCTGCTGCTGGGCATCGACCAGCGCGAGGGCGAAGAGGGCACGTTCCCCACCGACACGATCATCCTGTTCTCGGTCGATCCGGCGGGCAAGACTGCCGCGATCCTCTCCATCCCGCGTGACCTGTGGGTGACCTATCCCGGCCTGAGTCAGAAGGGCAAGATCAATGCGGCGAACATCGTCGGGGATTCGGTCAACTATCCCGGCGGTGGCGGTCCCGCCCTGGCGATGAAGACTGTCACGGCGGAGACGGGCGTCACCATCGACTACTATGTGTTGATCAACTTCGATGTATTCACCACGCTGATCGACGCCATCGGCCCGGTCGAGGTGTGCCCCGAAGCGCCCATTGACGACGACCAGTACCCGGACGGCAGTTACGGCGTGATTTCGATTCACTTCGACGCGGGCTGCCAGGAGCTTGAGAGCGAGCGCCTGCTGCAATATGCGCGCACGCGCCACGGCGACAGCGACATCAACCGCGCCAGCCGCCAGCAGGAAGTGATCATGGCCGTGCGTGACAAAGTGCTGACTCTGGGCGGCATCCTCGACCTGCTGCCCGTCGCGACCGACCTATGGGACGCCATGCAGAAGAACGTGCGCACCAACATGTCGTTTGCGGACATGCTCAGCCTGGGCCTGACGGCGGAAAGCATCCCGCCGGAGAACATCCGCCAGGGGCAGATCTCGTTCGACGACGTGCAGACGGGCGTGTCGCCGGAAGGCGAGGACATCCTGCTGCCGATTGCGACCGACATCGGCATCCTGATCCAGGACCTGTTCCGCCCGGCGGGCGCGCCCTCCATTCGCGGGGAGTAG
- the lexA gene encoding transcriptional repressor LexA has protein sequence MAQQTLSSRQKKILSFIERFLDKNGYPPTIREIGEAVSIASTSVVNYNLNKLVERGYLERSPEVSRGLRLVKDSAQELPVRYADITSMLPVPLVGKIVASAPVPLPGEDFGYYYDTDDMIDVPQSLVASMPGDDLFALRVNGDSMIDAMVADGDIVVLKRQNIAHNGDMVAVWLRERGETTLKNYYNEGKRVRLQPANPTMDPIYVDATQVEIQGRVLAVLRTMH, from the coding sequence ATGGCACAACAAACTCTATCATCGCGGCAGAAAAAGATCCTGTCGTTTATCGAGCGGTTCCTTGACAAGAACGGCTATCCCCCCACCATCCGCGAGATCGGCGAGGCGGTCAGCATCGCATCGACCTCGGTGGTGAACTACAACCTGAACAAGCTGGTGGAGCGCGGCTACCTCGAGCGCTCGCCGGAAGTGTCGCGCGGGCTACGGTTGGTCAAGGACAGTGCGCAGGAGCTGCCGGTGCGCTATGCCGACATCACCAGCATGCTGCCGGTGCCGCTGGTCGGTAAAATCGTGGCGAGCGCGCCCGTGCCGCTGCCCGGCGAGGACTTCGGCTATTACTACGACACGGACGACATGATCGACGTGCCGCAGAGCCTGGTCGCCAGCATGCCCGGCGACGATCTGTTCGCGCTGCGCGTGAACGGAGACTCTATGATCGACGCGATGGTGGCCGACGGCGACATCGTGGTCCTCAAGCGCCAGAACATCGCACACAATGGCGACATGGTCGCGGTGTGGCTGCGCGAGCGTGGCGAGACGACCCTCAAGAACTACTACAACGAGGGCAAGCGCGTTCGCCTTCAGCCTGCCAACCCGACGATGGACCCGATCTACGTCGACGCGACGCAAGTTGAAATTCAAGGTCGTGTGCTGGCCGTGCTGCGTACCATGCACTAG
- a CDS encoding TolB family protein, with protein MIDVRRVLAALITALLLVGCSLTRADPRPTATPDTRTQDAPLVIAWAADGDLAVWRSGDDLPRRIASGGVIRPLLAPDGASVAYLRGPQGDPRSLWISDTAGATERQIVDTSALADDGETRRLSQVVWSPDGGTIYFTTLSGDGLHMRDADDLWRVDPRGGAPERLLVDGDGGLIAPSPNGATLALASAGEYDAAPGAITLYVPATGEHRRALEFPAVATGSEQRWHSDPRWLPDGSGLLVAVPPADLVYGGEGDLATALWSIPLDGEARQIGQIEADFFGLPMFSADGAHVAYFARRTAPDQTAFQLMIAAQDGSSSAIYAEGGLDALTLAAWLPQGDRFLYGSGAPGEWWRGQPGAEPSRFPSAETSITDIVWADPNTYVFSTHGEDGFTLSFGLLDVPVRPQTVATLDAYPFFDAVLP; from the coding sequence GTGATCGACGTGCGGCGGGTGCTGGCAGCCCTGATTACCGCGCTGCTGCTGGTTGGCTGCTCGTTGACCCGTGCTGATCCGCGCCCGACCGCTACGCCGGACACCCGCACACAAGACGCCCCGCTCGTGATCGCCTGGGCCGCGGACGGCGACCTGGCGGTGTGGCGCAGCGGGGACGACCTGCCGCGCCGGATCGCCAGCGGCGGCGTGATCCGGCCCCTGCTGGCTCCCGACGGCGCATCGGTCGCGTACCTGCGCGGGCCGCAAGGTGACCCGCGCAGCCTGTGGATCAGCGATACGGCGGGCGCAACCGAGCGGCAGATCGTCGACACCAGTGCTCTGGCCGACGACGGCGAAACGCGCCGCCTGTCGCAGGTGGTCTGGTCGCCGGACGGCGGGACAATTTACTTCACCACGCTCAGCGGGGACGGCCTGCATATGCGTGACGCGGATGACCTGTGGCGTGTCGATCCGCGCGGCGGCGCACCGGAGCGTCTGCTGGTGGATGGCGACGGCGGGCTGATCGCCCCGTCGCCGAACGGCGCCACACTCGCACTGGCTTCGGCGGGCGAGTACGATGCCGCGCCGGGCGCGATCACGCTGTACGTCCCGGCCACAGGCGAGCACCGCCGCGCGCTGGAGTTCCCCGCCGTGGCGACGGGCAGCGAGCAGCGCTGGCACTCCGATCCGCGCTGGCTGCCGGACGGGTCCGGCCTGCTGGTCGCCGTGCCGCCTGCCGATCTCGTCTACGGCGGCGAGGGCGATCTCGCGACGGCGCTGTGGTCGATCCCACTCGACGGTGAGGCGCGACAAATCGGGCAGATCGAGGCGGATTTCTTCGGATTACCCATGTTTTCGGCGGACGGGGCGCACGTCGCCTACTTCGCGCGCCGCACCGCCCCGGACCAGACCGCGTTCCAGTTGATGATCGCCGCACAGGACGGATCGTCGTCTGCGATCTACGCGGAAGGCGGTCTGGACGCGCTGACATTGGCCGCATGGCTGCCGCAGGGAGATCGCTTCCTGTATGGCAGCGGCGCACCGGGCGAGTGGTGGCGCGGCCAGCCGGGTGCGGAACCATCGCGCTTTCCCTCGGCAGAAACGTCCATCACCGACATCGTCTGGGCCGACCCAAACACCTACGTCTTCAGCACGCACGGCGAGGACGGCTTCACGCTCAGCTTCGGCCTGCTCGACGTGCCGGTGCGCCCGCAGACGGTCGCCACGCTGGATGCCTACCCCTTCTTCGATGCCGTGCTGCCCTGA
- a CDS encoding DIP1984 family protein, translating to MKLAEALVLRADTQKRIVDLRKRLSLVARVQEGDRPAEDPQALLAEMDRALDDLTRLIQRINRTNAVVELEPGLTIADALALRDTLGTRHTAYRELAQRATVTQDRYSKSEVRFESTVEAGALQQAADRMARDRRDLDTRIQAANWTVDLIESA from the coding sequence ATGAAGCTGGCAGAAGCGCTCGTTCTTCGGGCGGACACACAAAAACGCATTGTTGACCTGCGCAAGCGCCTGTCGCTGGTCGCGCGCGTACAGGAAGGGGACCGTCCCGCCGAAGATCCGCAGGCGCTGCTCGCGGAAATGGACCGTGCCCTTGACGATCTCACCCGGCTCATCCAGCGCATCAACCGCACCAACGCGGTGGTAGAGCTTGAACCGGGCCTCACCATCGCGGACGCGCTCGCGCTGCGCGACACGCTCGGCACGCGGCACACCGCCTACCGAGAGCTGGCGCAGCGGGCCACCGTCACGCAGGATCGCTATTCCAAGTCTGAGGTGCGCTTCGAAAGCACCGTCGAGGCGGGGGCGCTTCAGCAGGCGGCGGACCGCATGGCGCGCGATCGCCGCGACCTCGATACGCGCATCCAGGCCGCGAACTGGACGGTCGATCTGATCGAATCCGCGTAG
- a CDS encoding cupin domain-containing protein, whose amino-acid sequence MTTPTPTCRRVRPDTTFDGLQGFNYFEGISAQSTGATGLCMHMLVIPPGGRAKAHLHEAHETAIYVIGGEAEMWFGEDLGEYMTVRAGDFLYIPAGMPHLPANRSTTEPCVAVLARTDPNEQERVVLRPDLDALLARRTGSEP is encoded by the coding sequence ATGACCACACCGACCCCAACCTGCCGGCGTGTGCGGCCCGATACGACCTTTGACGGATTGCAGGGCTTCAATTATTTCGAGGGCATCTCGGCGCAGAGCACCGGCGCGACCGGGCTGTGCATGCACATGCTGGTGATCCCGCCCGGCGGGCGCGCCAAAGCGCACCTGCATGAAGCGCATGAAACGGCGATCTACGTGATCGGCGGCGAGGCCGAGATGTGGTTTGGCGAGGATCTGGGCGAGTACATGACAGTGCGGGCCGGTGATTTCCTGTATATTCCGGCGGGTATGCCGCATCTGCCTGCCAACCGCAGCACGACCGAGCCGTGTGTGGCGGTTCTGGCGCGGACCGATCCGAACGAGCAGGAGCGCGTCGTGCTGCGGCCCGATCTGGACGCGCTGCTGGCGCGGCGGACCGGCTCCGAGCCGTAA
- a CDS encoding metal-dependent hydrolase, producing MTIQLTWLGHSAFALKIGTYDLLIDPFLTGNPLAAADPTQLPADFILLSHGHGDHIGDAPAIARRTGATVVANNEIGKWFRSKHGIDKVHTLNPGGGIKLPFGRVELTIAHHSSSLPDGSYGGEPNGILIFTDEGKKIYHAGDTNAFLDMQLIGAHGLDLAILPIGDYFTMGIEGSLKAIDLLKPKCVIPMHYNTFDPIAQDVVTWAQRVHNETEAKPVVLDPGGTFEL from the coding sequence ATGACCATTCAGCTAACATGGTTGGGGCATTCTGCATTTGCTCTCAAGATTGGCACTTATGACCTCCTCATCGATCCCTTCCTGACCGGCAACCCATTGGCCGCCGCCGATCCAACCCAACTTCCCGCCGACTTCATTCTGCTGTCGCACGGGCACGGCGACCACATCGGGGACGCCCCGGCCATCGCCAGGCGCACCGGCGCGACAGTCGTCGCCAACAACGAGATCGGCAAGTGGTTCCGCAGCAAACACGGCATCGACAAAGTGCATACGCTCAACCCCGGCGGCGGCATCAAGCTGCCGTTTGGCCGCGTGGAGCTGACCATCGCGCATCACAGCTCGTCCCTGCCCGACGGCTCGTACGGGGGAGAGCCGAACGGCATCCTGATCTTCACCGACGAAGGTAAGAAGATCTACCACGCGGGCGACACGAACGCCTTCCTCGACATGCAGTTGATCGGCGCGCACGGCCTGGACCTCGCCATCCTGCCCATTGGCGACTACTTCACGATGGGTATCGAAGGCTCGCTGAAGGCGATCGATCTGCTCAAGCCCAAGTGCGTGATCCCGATGCACTACAACACGTTCGACCCTATCGCACAGGACGTGGTCACGTGGGCGCAGCGCGTCCATAACGAGACGGAAGCCAAACCAGTCGTGTTGGATCCGGGCGGGACGTTCGAGCTGTAG
- a CDS encoding ArnT family glycosyltransferase codes for MLLLAQFLIRVHHITILDPYLDESYHISRASIVWHFDSNPGRFAHGKVLLYYWLGLFQAAPSAVLFTSRAAIALFSLITGASIFQIGRYLHNARAGALALLLYAILPLAVFYESMAMADPFAAGFAALVAWRSLVFARRPSWREGALLGVLIALASFAKLTLALIPVLPVLAALLYAPPSVLRNRTIWLRTYIPPLVLAAGIVVIVWLPLLLPAYFARNSASPFVLVNSTNVRTSGPVAASVEGYGREALSLVADFTSGAMLIAGPLIVAAWLLVGRDRARERHVLFLAIWLLASVGLVIGAATLVSSRYFVPAAAPAVLLVACAATALAERPGVQRWAGAGAAAVIAVWGVLFVAPFLHASWQDPHALPLRSTNYNEYLSGWISGDDAIRSLAQQIDQIDPPPSRIYASYTLCDLLYFYSPQPVQCFAPMPPPDTLRDRVNQELGPGDTAYFIAYDEDNGQIDPPEVGADLVGWYERPHTNRPIWLWHIWPNASPPPPPPLPPPGNIDLVPGF; via the coding sequence TTGCTCCTGCTGGCACAGTTTTTGATCCGCGTCCACCACATCACGATCCTCGATCCCTACCTCGACGAGAGCTACCATATCTCGCGCGCGTCGATCGTGTGGCACTTCGACAGCAACCCGGGGCGGTTCGCGCACGGCAAAGTGCTGCTTTACTACTGGCTGGGGCTGTTCCAGGCTGCCCCGTCCGCCGTGCTGTTCACGTCGCGCGCAGCGATCGCGCTGTTTTCGTTGATCACGGGCGCGTCGATCTTCCAGATCGGACGATACCTGCACAATGCGCGGGCGGGCGCGCTGGCGCTGCTGCTCTACGCGATTTTGCCGCTGGCCGTCTTCTACGAAAGCATGGCGATGGCCGATCCGTTCGCGGCGGGTTTCGCGGCGCTGGTGGCGTGGCGCAGCCTCGTCTTCGCACGGCGTCCGTCCTGGCGCGAGGGCGCGCTGTTGGGCGTGCTGATCGCGCTGGCGTCGTTCGCCAAGCTCACCCTGGCGCTGATTCCCGTGCTCCCGGTGCTGGCCGCCCTGCTCTATGCTCCGCCGAGCGTGCTGCGCAACCGGACGATCTGGCTCCGCACGTATATCCCGCCGCTGGTGCTGGCGGCGGGCATCGTCGTGATCGTGTGGCTGCCGCTGCTGCTCCCCGCCTATTTCGCGCGCAACAGCGCGTCGCCGTTTGTGCTCGTCAACAGCACCAACGTGCGTACCTCAGGGCCGGTCGCAGCGTCGGTTGAGGGCTACGGACGGGAAGCGCTGTCGCTGGTCGCGGACTTCACCAGTGGGGCGATGCTGATCGCTGGGCCACTGATCGTCGCAGCGTGGCTGCTGGTAGGCCGGGATCGTGCGCGCGAACGGCACGTGCTGTTCCTGGCCATCTGGTTACTGGCGTCGGTGGGATTGGTGATCGGCGCGGCGACACTGGTTTCGTCGCGCTACTTCGTGCCTGCTGCCGCGCCCGCCGTGCTGTTGGTGGCCTGCGCCGCGACTGCGCTGGCGGAGCGTCCCGGCGTCCAGCGATGGGCGGGCGCAGGAGCCGCCGCCGTGATCGCAGTATGGGGCGTGCTGTTCGTCGCGCCGTTCCTCCACGCGAGCTGGCAGGATCCGCACGCGCTGCCGCTGCGCAGCACGAACTACAACGAGTATTTGAGCGGCTGGATCTCCGGCGACGACGCGATCCGCAGCCTCGCGCAGCAGATCGACCAGATCGATCCGCCGCCCAGCCGCATTTACGCCAGCTACACCCTCTGCGACCTGCTGTACTTCTACAGCCCTCAACCGGTGCAGTGCTTCGCGCCCATGCCGCCGCCGGATACGCTGCGCGACCGGGTCAACCAGGAGCTGGGACCGGGCGACACCGCCTATTTTATCGCCTATGACGAGGATAACGGGCAGATCGATCCGCCGGAGGTCGGCGCGGACCTCGTGGGGTGGTACGAGCGCCCGCATACCAACCGCCCGATCTGGCTGTGGCATATCTGGCCGAACGCGTCACCGCCTCCGCCACCCCCTCTGCCGCCGCCAGGCAACATCGATCTCGTGCCGGGGTTTTAG